One genomic region from Jiangella sp. DSM 45060 encodes:
- a CDS encoding NEW3 domain-containing protein, which yields MSAAFRRLAGLAAAAALLVTAAPAPTPATAAGTPAADAVVPIDWDRFEAGLPSDAQAERTRAILLNSSEYSLRTWYPATYGDQTGDHLDLGGVGEGQIRPPGSAALGLATALATGAYDAAATGVPEEQAREVAIRLITSIAYRHEANSSGGWGTAWQSALWAFNAAFGGWLLWDDLTAEDRELVARMVRAEADVFLDYTVPYYQRPDGTVVTPGDSKAEENAWNAAFLNLAVAMMPANPNVGVWQDKALELMISAYSRPSDLRDDTVVNGKPLSDWLNGSNIFEDGTLVNHSRIHPDYFTSIANSVGAPLAYGLAGRDTPRAALHNAGVVYRALADHQFAAPPYAAPGGTIYRRDASGAATADIYYPQGNDWGTGRQLHFLLLDTLADAYGFDDGGDVPAADWAAAHAQRVLDMQARFDDGRTYGAASEDTYSGREQWVALLAARTYLTHWLGHNAQVGFTDQAFPVRPGDRPGATLTLDAAPAYPRGVATPLTVTVHSESDAPLHRLTIGLDLPDGWTATREGTADGMLPPGGTATVTWQVTAPEHAGDNAAELAVSARYRHYGVQRELSDTASVAVPPGVNVALGRPVTVSSALRANTGGELAVDGARTDASRWLSAEGDPAPWLVVDLGEPVRIAEIHVFSGYVKTGHDPTTTLKDFAVEVRTPAGWQRVAAYTGNVAHHVAADAAGVTGDQVRLSVTDPSASTIDVARVFELEVYREGS from the coding sequence TTGTCCGCTGCATTCCGCCGCCTCGCCGGACTCGCCGCGGCCGCCGCGCTGCTGGTCACGGCCGCCCCCGCTCCCACGCCCGCCACGGCCGCGGGCACGCCGGCCGCCGACGCCGTCGTCCCGATCGACTGGGACCGGTTCGAGGCCGGCCTCCCGTCCGACGCGCAGGCGGAGCGCACCCGCGCGATCCTGCTGAACTCCAGCGAGTACTCCCTGCGCACCTGGTACCCCGCCACGTACGGCGACCAGACCGGCGACCACCTGGACCTCGGCGGCGTCGGCGAGGGGCAGATCCGCCCGCCGGGCAGCGCCGCGCTCGGCCTCGCCACCGCCCTGGCCACCGGCGCCTACGACGCCGCGGCCACCGGCGTGCCGGAGGAGCAGGCCCGTGAGGTGGCGATCCGGCTGATCACGTCGATCGCCTACCGGCACGAGGCGAACTCGTCCGGCGGCTGGGGCACGGCGTGGCAGAGCGCGCTCTGGGCGTTCAACGCCGCGTTCGGCGGCTGGCTGCTGTGGGACGACCTGACGGCGGAGGACCGCGAGCTGGTGGCCCGCATGGTGCGGGCGGAGGCCGACGTCTTCCTCGACTACACCGTGCCCTACTACCAGCGCCCGGACGGCACCGTCGTCACCCCGGGCGACAGCAAGGCCGAGGAGAACGCGTGGAACGCCGCGTTCCTCAACCTCGCCGTCGCGATGATGCCCGCGAACCCGAACGTCGGGGTCTGGCAGGACAAGGCGCTGGAGCTGATGATCTCGGCCTACTCCCGGCCGAGCGACCTGCGCGACGACACCGTCGTCAACGGCAAGCCGCTGAGCGACTGGCTGAACGGCTCGAACATCTTCGAGGACGGCACGCTGGTCAACCACAGCCGCATCCACCCCGACTACTTCACCAGCATCGCCAACAGCGTCGGCGCGCCGCTGGCGTACGGGCTGGCCGGCCGCGACACCCCGCGCGCGGCGCTGCACAATGCGGGCGTCGTCTACCGGGCGCTGGCCGACCACCAGTTCGCCGCGCCGCCGTACGCCGCCCCTGGCGGCACGATCTACCGGCGCGACGCGTCGGGCGCGGCCACCGCCGACATCTACTACCCGCAGGGCAACGACTGGGGGACCGGCCGGCAGCTGCACTTCCTGCTGCTGGACACGCTCGCCGACGCCTACGGGTTCGACGACGGCGGCGACGTGCCGGCCGCCGACTGGGCCGCGGCGCACGCCCAGCGCGTGCTGGACATGCAGGCCCGCTTCGACGACGGCCGCACGTATGGCGCGGCGTCGGAGGACACCTACTCCGGCCGCGAGCAGTGGGTGGCGCTGCTGGCCGCGCGCACCTACCTGACCCACTGGCTCGGCCACAACGCGCAGGTCGGGTTCACCGACCAGGCGTTCCCGGTGCGGCCGGGCGACCGGCCCGGCGCGACGCTCACCCTGGACGCGGCCCCCGCCTACCCCCGCGGCGTGGCGACGCCGCTGACCGTCACCGTGCACAGCGAGTCCGACGCCCCGCTGCACCGGCTCACGATCGGCCTCGACCTCCCGGACGGCTGGACGGCGACGCGCGAAGGCACCGCGGACGGCATGCTGCCGCCCGGCGGCACCGCGACGGTGACCTGGCAGGTGACCGCCCCGGAGCACGCCGGCGACAACGCCGCCGAGCTGGCGGTCAGCGCCCGCTACCGCCACTACGGCGTGCAGCGTGAGCTCTCGGACACGGCCTCGGTCGCGGTGCCGCCCGGGGTCAACGTCGCGCTCGGCCGGCCGGTGACGGTGTCGTCGGCGCTGCGCGCGAACACCGGCGGCGAGCTGGCCGTCGACGGCGCCCGCACTGACGCCAGCCGCTGGCTCTCGGCCGAGGGCGACCCGGCGCCGTGGCTGGTCGTCGACCTCGGCGAGCCCGTCCGCATCGCCGAGATCCACGTCTTCTCCGGCTACGTGAAGACCGGCCACGACCCGACGACGACGCTGAAGGACTTCGCCGTCGAGGTCCGCACGCCCGCCGGCTGGCAGCGCGTCGCCGCCTACACCGGCAACGTCGCGCACCACGTGGCGGCCGACGCCGCCGGAGTGACCGGCGACCAGGTCCGGCTGTCCGTCACCGATCCGTCCGCCAGCACCATCGACGTCGCGCGGGTCTTCGAGCTCGAGGTCTACCGGGAGGGGTCCTGA